In one window of Sphingomonas glaciei DNA:
- the dapE gene encoding succinyl-diaminopimelate desuccinylase, protein MPIIDPVDLAARLISVSSVTPASGAVFDVLDEALGSLGFAIHRFTLGEAPDGPTENMVAIRDRGPGPHVGFAGHLDVVPAGEGWQGDAFTARIEDGRLIGRGANDMKSAIAAAVAAVSGIDQSNGTLSFLITGDEEGYATYGTPRIIDWLNERTIRPDMILIGEPTSETRLGDTVKIGRRGSLNFWIKTKGIQGHVAYPHKADNPVPRLARIVAALSALHLDDGTDAFPPSNLEFVALGTPTAASNLIPGEASAQGNIRFNNLHSGEQLIGLLTETAQAIDPTCELRTRISGEAFLTPPGRLYDLVTEAIREECGIAPALSTGGGTSDGRFLIKLCPVVDFGLPNASMHKVGESAAVGDIEGLARIYRRVFEGGLKA, encoded by the coding sequence ATGCCCATCATCGACCCCGTCGACCTTGCCGCCCGGCTGATCTCCGTCTCTTCGGTCACGCCCGCCAGCGGCGCGGTATTCGATGTGCTCGACGAAGCGCTGGGCAGCCTCGGGTTCGCCATCCACCGCTTCACGCTTGGCGAGGCCCCCGACGGACCGACCGAGAATATGGTCGCCATCCGTGATCGCGGCCCGGGGCCACACGTCGGCTTTGCGGGCCACCTCGACGTCGTGCCTGCCGGGGAGGGATGGCAAGGCGATGCCTTCACCGCCCGCATCGAGGATGGACGCCTGATCGGTCGCGGCGCCAACGACATGAAGAGCGCGATCGCCGCCGCAGTCGCCGCCGTGTCCGGGATCGACCAATCGAACGGCACGCTATCCTTCCTCATCACCGGCGACGAGGAAGGCTATGCCACCTACGGGACGCCGCGAATCATCGATTGGCTGAACGAGCGGACGATCCGCCCCGACATGATCCTGATCGGTGAACCGACCAGCGAGACCCGGCTTGGCGACACGGTAAAGATCGGCCGGCGCGGCTCGCTCAATTTCTGGATCAAGACCAAGGGAATCCAGGGCCATGTCGCCTACCCGCACAAGGCCGACAATCCGGTGCCCCGCCTGGCCCGGATCGTCGCTGCCCTGTCGGCGCTCCACCTCGACGACGGTACCGACGCGTTTCCGCCCTCCAACCTCGAATTCGTCGCGCTCGGCACGCCGACCGCCGCAAGCAACCTTATTCCCGGCGAGGCAAGCGCGCAGGGCAATATACGCTTCAACAACCTGCACTCAGGCGAGCAGCTGATCGGCCTGCTGACCGAGACCGCCCAGGCGATAGACCCGACCTGCGAGCTGCGGACGCGGATTTCCGGCGAGGCATTCCTGACCCCGCCGGGCAGGCTCTACGACCTCGTCACCGAGGCGATCAGGGAGGAATGCGGGATCGCGCCCGCGCTTTCGACCGGCGGCGGCACCTCGGACGGCCGGTTCCTGATTAAGCTCTGCCCGGTGGTCGATTTCGGGCTGCCCAACGCCAGCATGCACAAGGTCGGCGAAAGCGCGGCCGTGGGGGACATCGAGGGTTTGGCCCGGATCTATCGTCGGGTCTTCGAAGGCGGCCTGAAAGCCTAG
- a CDS encoding putative bifunctional diguanylate cyclase/phosphodiesterase, whose amino-acid sequence MKVGTAQKISNMVLSGLAGVASFVFSLYVFVTITQLPQQITAAVVAGGFCLVVCYIAAERPNSAGARALAALRDRLLAVEEGDLTSPAPEAVRRAMPKVAAAVDTLFAEVRSSIDNAQALGMYDPVTSLPNRLNFRAEAERLLAKSENRTPAMLFVDLDRFKAVNDSLGHARGDQLLVMVANRLRVLINSEAVGAARRPLLARLAGDEFTLFFPDVAGETEAERIARRVVLAIGEPFELHGHSIDVGASVGLALGPRHGRSVEELMRAADIAMYRAKSRGGHGHCLFSDSLAAEHQHRIDTEKALADAVERGEFRLVLQPQLSLVSGAVTGAEALLRWKHPLRGMVPPNQFISIAEQTGIISEIGEWVMAEVAAMLASWSETQEGPKRVAFNVSPRQLERQDFFPKLRQIFAEAGVGLDRIEIEITESTAMECSQATLAEMADIRRDGATIALDDFGTGYSNIARLRQLPLDRVKLDQSLIHDITTSEQARNVVQAVIQLVRGVDCELVAEAVETVAQADILRTMGCETIQGFVFAQPMLEQEFLAWTSHAVSEDRSAA is encoded by the coding sequence ATGAAGGTCGGCACTGCGCAAAAGATCAGCAACATGGTCCTGTCCGGCCTGGCTGGCGTCGCGTCCTTTGTCTTCTCGCTGTACGTCTTCGTGACCATCACTCAGCTGCCGCAGCAGATCACTGCCGCGGTGGTCGCTGGCGGCTTCTGCCTCGTGGTCTGCTATATCGCCGCCGAGCGCCCGAACAGCGCCGGTGCCCGGGCGCTTGCGGCGCTGCGCGACCGCTTGCTGGCGGTTGAGGAGGGCGACCTCACCAGCCCGGCGCCCGAAGCGGTGCGGAGGGCGATGCCCAAGGTGGCGGCGGCGGTGGATACCCTGTTCGCCGAGGTTCGCAGCTCGATCGACAATGCGCAGGCGCTGGGGATGTACGATCCCGTCACCAGCCTGCCCAATCGCCTCAATTTCCGGGCCGAGGCGGAGCGGCTGCTCGCCAAGTCCGAGAACCGCACTCCCGCCATGCTGTTCGTCGACCTCGACCGGTTCAAGGCGGTCAACGACAGCCTCGGCCATGCCCGCGGCGACCAGTTGCTAGTGATGGTCGCCAACCGGCTTCGCGTGCTGATCAACAGCGAGGCGGTCGGCGCCGCGCGGCGGCCCTTGCTCGCACGGCTCGCGGGCGACGAATTCACGCTGTTCTTTCCTGACGTCGCTGGAGAAACGGAGGCGGAGCGGATCGCTCGCCGCGTGGTGCTGGCGATCGGAGAGCCCTTCGAATTGCACGGCCACAGCATCGACGTCGGCGCCTCGGTCGGCCTGGCCCTCGGGCCTCGGCACGGTCGCTCGGTCGAAGAGCTGATGCGCGCGGCCGACATCGCCATGTACCGCGCCAAGTCGCGTGGTGGCCACGGGCACTGCCTGTTCAGCGATTCGCTGGCGGCCGAGCACCAGCATCGGATCGACACCGAGAAAGCGCTGGCCGATGCGGTCGAGCGCGGTGAATTCCGCCTCGTCCTCCAGCCGCAGCTCAGCCTCGTCAGCGGCGCGGTGACGGGCGCCGAAGCCCTACTGCGCTGGAAGCATCCGTTGCGCGGCATGGTCCCGCCCAACCAGTTCATTTCGATCGCCGAGCAGACCGGGATCATCAGCGAGATTGGCGAATGGGTGATGGCCGAGGTGGCCGCCATGCTGGCCAGCTGGAGCGAAACGCAGGAGGGGCCGAAGCGGGTCGCCTTCAACGTCTCCCCGCGCCAGCTGGAACGGCAGGACTTTTTCCCCAAGCTGCGCCAAATCTTCGCCGAGGCCGGGGTCGGCCTCGACCGGATCGAGATCGAGATCACCGAATCGACGGCGATGGAATGCTCCCAGGCGACGCTGGCCGAAATGGCCGATATCCGCCGCGACGGCGCGACCATCGCGCTGGACGATTTCGGCACCGGCTATTCCAACATCGCCCGGCTGCGCCAGTTGCCGCTCGACCGGGTCAAGCTCGACCAGTCGCTGATCCACGACATCACCACCAGCGAACAGGCGCGCAACGTCGTCCAGGCAGTGATCCAGCTGGTCCGCGGAGTCGACTGCGAACTGGTGGCCGAAGCGGTCGAAACGGTCGCTCAGGCCGATATCCTGCGTACCATGGGCTGCGAGACCATCCAGGGCTTCGTCTTCGCACAACCGATGCTGGAGCAGGAATTCCTGGCCTGGACCTCGCACGCGGTGAGCGAAGACCGAAGCGCGGCCTAG
- a CDS encoding Smr/MutS family protein codes for MRPRQVAAVQPAIALPSVTPPGRPAKGRVPPPREVTAAPVRRATIHGNLDSHWERRLKSGNIPVDRTIDLHGHNLERAYEALDAALERAVLTGDRVLLLITGHHRPGEPPIQRGKIRAAVHDWLAVSRHAERIAAVRSAHRRHGGGGSLYLILRR; via the coding sequence GTGAGGCCCCGGCAAGTCGCGGCGGTGCAACCGGCGATTGCCTTGCCCTCCGTGACCCCGCCCGGCCGGCCAGCCAAGGGGCGGGTTCCGCCGCCGCGTGAAGTGACCGCCGCGCCGGTCCGCCGCGCGACCATCCACGGCAATCTTGACAGCCATTGGGAACGGCGGCTGAAGAGCGGCAACATTCCCGTCGACCGCACGATCGATCTCCACGGCCATAACCTCGAGCGCGCCTATGAAGCGCTGGACGCGGCGCTCGAGCGGGCGGTCCTGACCGGCGACCGCGTGCTGCTGCTGATCACCGGCCACCACCGACCCGGCGAGCCGCCGATCCAGCGCGGCAAGATCCGCGCCGCCGTTCACGACTGGCTTGCGGTATCGCGCCATGCCGAGCGGATCGCCGCCGTCCGCAGCGCGCATCGCCGCCACGGTGGAGGCGGCAGCCTGTACCTCATCCTGCGGCGCTGA
- the mltA gene encoding murein transglycosylase A, which produces MTSLKFGLGALLALSLAACATRPLPTVEPTPPVATPEPVPTPTPPKPATAALSGITPAAPRPFTAEAALRALAAFRISCPSVVRRPDTSGLTQGEDWRAVCNQARLVPDTSADAKRFFETGFSWVKVGAEPAFATGYWEPEILGSRVPGPGYALPIYRTPADLVRCTRTDGTAGRGRLDETGQCVPYWTRVEIYDGALAGRGLELAYAADPIDMFFLEIQGSGRLKLPDGSVMRIGYDNQNGREYVGVGKLLRDRGILPPGGADMDSIKRWMRAQPDGGMGLMRENLSKIFFKELTGPGPLGALGLPVTARGTVATDPMFVPLGAPVWLDMATNDADGLWVAQDTGGAIKGANRFDTFWGAGEEARRIAGGMSSKGEALLLLPRVSVDRLLSQRAVAQP; this is translated from the coding sequence GTGACGTCCCTTAAGTTCGGGCTTGGAGCGCTGCTCGCCCTGTCGCTGGCCGCCTGTGCCACTCGCCCGTTGCCGACGGTTGAGCCGACACCGCCGGTGGCCACGCCCGAGCCAGTGCCGACGCCGACCCCGCCCAAGCCCGCGACCGCGGCGCTGAGCGGGATCACGCCCGCCGCGCCGCGCCCGTTTACCGCCGAGGCCGCGCTTCGCGCGCTGGCGGCGTTCCGCATTTCCTGCCCGTCGGTGGTCCGCCGTCCCGACACCTCCGGCCTGACCCAGGGCGAGGACTGGCGCGCGGTCTGCAACCAGGCCCGGCTGGTGCCCGACACCTCTGCCGACGCGAAGCGCTTCTTCGAGACAGGCTTTTCGTGGGTGAAAGTCGGCGCCGAGCCGGCGTTCGCGACCGGCTATTGGGAGCCCGAGATCCTCGGCTCGCGGGTGCCCGGACCCGGCTATGCGCTGCCGATCTATCGCACCCCGGCCGACCTCGTCCGTTGCACGCGCACCGACGGGACTGCCGGACGCGGGCGGCTGGACGAGACGGGGCAATGCGTCCCCTACTGGACACGCGTCGAGATCTACGACGGAGCGCTGGCCGGACGCGGGCTCGAACTTGCCTACGCCGCCGATCCGATCGACATGTTCTTCCTCGAGATCCAGGGCTCGGGCCGGCTCAAGCTGCCGGACGGCTCGGTCATGCGAATCGGCTACGACAACCAGAACGGCCGCGAATATGTCGGGGTCGGGAAGCTGCTGCGCGACCGCGGTATCCTGCCGCCGGGCGGCGCCGACATGGATTCGATCAAGCGCTGGATGCGCGCGCAGCCCGACGGCGGGATGGGCCTGATGCGCGAGAACCTGTCGAAGATCTTCTTCAAGGAACTGACCGGCCCCGGACCGCTCGGCGCGCTCGGCCTGCCGGTTACCGCGCGCGGGACCGTCGCGACCGACCCGATGTTCGTGCCGCTAGGCGCCCCGGTGTGGCTCGACATGGCGACCAACGACGCCGACGGCTTGTGGGTGGCGCAGGATACCGGCGGCGCGATCAAGGGTGCCAATCGCTTCGACACCTTCTGGGGTGCCGGCGAGGAAGCGCGGCGCATCGCCGGAGGCATGTCCTCCAAGGGCGAGGCGCTACTGCTGCTTCCCCGGGTCAGCGTCGATCGACTGCTGAGCCAACGTGCGGTCGCTCAGCCCTGA